A single region of the Podospora pseudopauciseta strain CBS 411.78 chromosome 1, whole genome shotgun sequence genome encodes:
- the NPR2 gene encoding Nitrogen permease regulator 2 (BUSCO:EOG09262H34; EggNog:ENOG503NWXK; COG:P) codes for MIQGIFYARFLPQEGTKIVAQSPPGCIVPVTTPSPNTAPVPSQTISNLNASITSSSTTPGTSTTTPAIKSPLFDFAVLSEYIIPREPFRNRYITVTDPDNKYLVLGFPVSIPDPRYHRNEFIFNFGLVVDRDVDQVPYERVVRRLAITFAEMERQSGYLSQDQTKAQEEYAWEERRDMNGDGGFFSMRRPIESLLEIIKEDLNNYGECMIPVDDANTINMKLFPYHPNPPEVKSWHVPVAKMKLADIVDPTWDLTLQKVIAHIDGVSDVRRIAFQADVSLELTQLALRHLLYYDTILLLDMFFFSACYAPRPGIHDFIANVDGIVDECANYVCVGALGIHSNDNYKYSNPRSSSTTTLNNNSSALNSFSTTPRSSSHHLSTSPSNLSPETHSHHPTSPFYNPSSSCLLSIERDHRLPNYLLIKLMTTFASSKTVMEWLKMHMDAGIDVLRYVDVRRLVQFGVIKGCLYRVHKHVVSKQYLASLATGQSRKLTEREAAARGGGRRDPLQKYTDGCHCFDEIITEMNMTDAEVMERLKGFRGAPTGDLAVLHR; via the exons ATGATTCAGGGTATTTTCTATGCCCGCTTCCTTCCCCAAGAAG GCACAAAGATTGTGGCTCAGTCACCGCCCGGCTGCATTGTTCCAGTCACAACCCCGAGTCCAAATACGGCTCCTGTTCCCTCGCAAACAATCAGCAACCTCAATGCTAGCATCACATCTTCCTCAACGACGCCTGgcacctcaacaaccacccccgccaTAAAATCTCCATTATTTGACTTTGCGGTCCTGTCCGAGTACATCATTCCTAGGGAGCCGTTCCGCAACAGGTACATCACCGTGACCGACCCAGATAACAAATACCTTGTCCTTGGTTTCCCTGTTTCTATCCCAGACCCCCGGTATCACCGCAATGAGTTCATCTTCAATTTTGGTCTCGTGGTCGATCGCGATGTCGATCAGGTTCCTTATGAGAGGGTTGTTCGACGGCTGGCGATTACCTTTGCGGAAATGGAAAGGCAGAGCGGGTATCTCAGCCAAGACCAGACTAAGGCCCAGGAAGAGTACGCGTGGGAAGAAAGGAGGGACAtgaatggggatgggggcttCTTTTCGATGAGGAGGCCGATTGAGAGTTTGTTGGAGATCATCAAGGAGGATTTGAATAATTATGGAGAGTGCATGATCCCCGTTG ACGacgccaacaccatcaacatgaaGCTCTTCCCTTACCACCCCAATCCACCAGAAGTCAAAAGTTGGCACGTCCCAGTAGCAAAAATGAAACTCGCCGACATCGTCGACCCAACCTGGGACCTGACCCTTCAAAAGGTAATCGCCCACATCGACGGCGTCTCCGACGTCCGCCGAATCGCCTTCCAAGCAGACGTCTCCCTAGAACTAACCCAACTCgccctccgccacctcctctactacgacaccatcctcctcctcgacatgttcttcttctccgcctgcTACGCCCCCCGCCCCGGAATCCACGATTTCATCGCCAACGTCGACGGCATAGTAGATGAATGCGCCAATTACGTCTGCGTGGGCGCACTGGGAATTCATTCCAACGACAATTACAAGTATTCCAACCCCAGGTCGtcgtcaaccaccaccctcaacaacaactcctccgccctgaactccttctccaccacccctcgatcctcctcccaccacctctccacctcccccagcaATTTGTCTCCAGAAActcactcccaccaccccacctcccccttctacaacccatcctcctcctgcctcctcTCTATCGAACGAGACCACCGCCTACCAAATTATCTGCTCATCAAACTAATGACCACCTTTGCCTCCTCAAAAACAGTAATGGAGTGGCTAAAAATGCACATGGACGCCGGGATAGACGTCCTCAGATACGTCGACGTCCGGAGGTTGGTGCAGTTTGGTGTGATAAAAGGTTGTTTGTACCGTGTTCACAAGCATGTGGTGTCGAAGCAGTATCTAGCCTCCTTAGCGACGGGTCAAAGTAGGAAGTTGACTGAACGGGAGGCCGCGGCTAGGGGAGGCGGGAGAAGGGATCCGCTGCAAAAGTACACGGATGGGTGTCATTGTTTTGATGAGATCATCACCGAGATGAACATGACGGACGCGGAGGTGATGGAGCGGCTGaaggggttcaggggggCGCCGACGGGGGATTTGGCGGTGCTCCATCGCTGA
- the SDH4 gene encoding membrane anchor subunit of succinate dehydrogenase, Sdh4 (EggNog:ENOG503P2TR; COG:C) translates to MASIARSSLLRQVATKPALQNSIIARAAFHTTAKRDLLPPLPQRVVGTVNDAAPVPPPSPSHGSYHWTFDRLVAASLIPLTVAPFAAGSLNPTMDAVLCATLLIHSHTGFQNIIVDYVPQYRTPRARKAAIWGLNAATVVVGLALYEYETSDVGITETIKRLWKA, encoded by the exons ATGGCCTCCATCGCCCGCTCTTCCCTGCTGCGCCAGGTTGCGACAAAGCCTGCTCTCCAGAACAGCATCATCGCGCGTGCTGCTTTCCACACTACCGCCAAGAgggacctcctcccccctcttcccc AGCGTGTTGTTGGCACAG TCAACGATGCTGCCCCCGTAccgcccccttctccctcgcaCGGCTCCTACCACTGGACCTTTGACCGTCTCGTCGCTGCGTCCCTGATCCCCCTTACCGTCGCTCCTTTCGCCGCCGGCTCTCTCAACCCCACCATGGATGCCGTCCTGTgcgccaccctcctcatccactcTCACACCGGCTTCCAGAACATCATCGTCGATTACGTTCCCCAATACAGAACACCCCGGGCCCGCAAGGCTGCCATCTGGGGCCTCAACGCCGCCACCGTCGTTGTCGGCCTTGCCCTCTACGAGTACGAGACCAGCGATGTCGGCATCACCGAGACCATCAAGAGACTGTGGAAGGCTTAA
- the MSY1 gene encoding tyrosyl-tRNA synthetase (BUSCO:EOG09262JRP; COG:J; EggNog:ENOG503NTZP), translated as MAFGKGALMSMSRGSICRRCLLTMKSMAGGGPISTYAQQRGKKTWHGPKYQAKIDQAQADWEERAEKIKKGEIQNTWDMFVERGYVKDTAGSTKSGAEVNLKCTVFRSRLADFNSGERSHETIRKLMLHKRIGAYTGIDPTAPSLHIGHLLPLMPIFWMYMHGYAGYTLIGGATAKIGDPTDRLVSRTPLKRTDLTMNLTKIHYQLKALWMNVEEQARRRGFEKDWAWKRAVVNNSTWWNSLPLIEVLKRLGDSMRMGPLLSRDTVKNKMSKGDGMSFSEFTYPLMQGWDWWHMYQANGIQMQIGGSDQYGNIVTGVETVKVVRDNEPDPAKKIEGGPFNDPVGFTVPLLTDSAGVKFGKSAGNAVWLDRFQTSEFDLYGYFVRRSDQEVEKLLKLFTFLPMENINEAMKIHSENPARRVAQHLLAFEVVGLVHGMNAAHRTALNHQARYGKQIDIPGVTLRMPKAATEDTPPSILDAPKMDMQLPESLIMGKSIGRILYAAGLAKSASEGHRLATQQGAYIGAMPGHKRTDDNKVMDYSQLSFTPIKLWFPQETRNYLIDGKMLILRKGKVQIRVIEMVSDKEWKESGQTYPGEPGTGALRMLRQQLKMLKSGMLTPDEVKANLKNHVEEEAPPPGFMKFPDQDSYAIRRATQELMDEIHQKEVGGDSPREERGE; from the exons ATGGCGTTCGGAAAAGGAGCGCTCATGAGCATGAGCAGAGGCTCCATCTGCCGGAGATGCCTGCTAACGATGAAGTCCATGGCTGGTGGAGGGCCAATATCAACATACGCTCAACAACGCGGCAAAAAAACATGGCACGGCCCGAAGTACCAGGCGAAGATTGACCAGGCACAGGCTGATTGGGAAGAGCGGGCTgaaaagatcaagaagggAGAGATTCAAAACACATGGGATATGTTTGTTGAGAGAGGCTATGTGAAGGACACAGCTGG GTCTACAAAGTCTGGCGCTGAGGTAAACTTGAAGTGCACTGTTTTCCGGAGCAGATTGGCTGACTTCAACTCGGGAGAAAGATCTCATGAAACTATTCGCAAACTGATGCTTCACAAACGGATTGGCGCCTACACTGGCATTGACCCAACGGCGCCCTCCCTACACATTGGCCATTTGCTCCCACTCATGCCGATTTTCTGGATGTATATGCACGGTTACGCTGGTTACACTCTGATCGGTGGCGCGACGGCCAAGATTGGCGACCCTACTGACCGGCTGGTCAGCCGCACGCCTCTCAAAAGGACCGACCTCACCATGAATTTGACCAAGATACACTACCAACTCAAGGCCCTCTGGATGAATGTGGAGGAACAGGCAAGGAGGCGGGGCTTCGAGAAGGATTGGGCATGGAAACGGGCTGTTGTGAACAACTCTACATGGTGGAACTCGCTTCCTCTGATCGAGGTTCTCAAGAGGTTAGGGGATAGTATGAGAATGGGTCCCTTGCTATCCCGCGATAC GGTCAAGAACAAAATGTCGAAAGGCGATGGCATGTCCTTCTCAGAATTCACCTACCCGCTCATGCAAGGTTGGGATTGGTGGCATATGTATCAGGCAAATGGAATCCAGATGCAGATCGGTGGCTCCGACCAGTATGGAAACATCGTGACCGGCGTCGAGACGGTGAAAGTCGTCCGTGATAACGAGCCAGATCCGGCGAAAAAAATTGAAGGTGGTCCCTTCAACGATCCGGTCGGCTTCACCGTCCCCCTCTTAACAGACTCAGCCGGTGTCAAGTTTGGAAAAAGCGCCGGCAATGCCGTTTGGCTCGACAGGTTCCAGACTTCCGAGTTCGACCTTTACGGTTACTTTGTGCGGCGATCCGATCAAGAGGTCGAGAAGCTTCTCAAGCTCTTCACCTTCCTGCCTATGGAGAACATCAACGAGGCCATGAAGATCCACAGCGAGAACCCCGCCCGACGAGTTGCTCAACATCTGCTGGCCTTTGAGGTAGTCGGCTTGGTGCACGGCATGAACGCGGCGCATAGGACCGCCTTGAACCACCAGGCCAGGTACGGAAAGCAAATCGACATCCCCGGCGTCACGCTCAGGATGCCCAAGGCAGCAACCGAGGACACGCCACCCTCCATTCTAGACGCCCCCAAGATGGACATGCAACTGCCCGAATCTCTCATCATGGGTAAATCCATCGGCCGCATCCTCTACGCCGCAGGCCTCGCAAAGAGCGCCTCAGAAGGCCACCGCCTCGCCACCCAGCAAGGTGCCTACATTGGCGCCATGCCTGGCCACAAGCGCACCGATGACAACAAGGTGATGGACTACTCCCAGCTCAGCTTCACCCCCATCAAGCTCTGGTTCCCCCAGGAGACGAGGAACTACCTCATCGACGGCAAGATGCTCATCCTCCGCAAGGGCAAGGTCCAGATTCGCGTCATTGAAATGGTCAGCGACAAGGAGTGGAAGGAGTCTGGTCAGACGTACCCTGGCGAGCCGGGGACCGGTGCGCTGCGCATGCTTCGCCAGCAGTTGAAGATGCTAAAGTCGGGGATGCTGACGCCGGACGAGGTCAAGGCCAACTTGAAGAAccatgtcgaggaggaggcgccgCCGCCTGGGTTTATGAAGTTTCCGGATCAGGACTCTTATGCTATTAGGAGGGCGACTCAGGAGCTGATGGATGAGATTCACCAGAAGGAGGTAGGGGGTGATTCGCCgagggaagagaggggggaatga
- a CDS encoding hypothetical protein (EggNog:ENOG503NXD5; COG:D; COG:Z) — MDSSVAASTLTRQRISVALFSLAATATVGLYCYRLYNPQPEPGGRLHRSNAVRHRRRSVNTPVAAEPPGRAQSEASYTSAESHADENADIDTTVRPLADGETVADDAQELDDNWYDDDQNQYGPQARAGQNIVSLLFRVSEDNARRSAYVHRGCQCNGCGIVPIRGIRYRCANCADFDLCETCESQGLHTKTHIFYKIRIPAPRLGPRQLQPVWYPGDPENCLRLLPKRLMAKLSKETGFERPELEALWEQWTFMANTEWKEDPDELCLAMDRKTFERYLVPSGDRQPIPNLLHDRMFAFYDDNNDDLIGFSEFLRGTSYRKRKNRLRKIFDGYDVDNDGFVSRRDFLRLFRAYYVLFKQMHRDILEGLDDQVMSSTEVQQLGTSRAPLSSLFGREGIFQPPETDRPLEGKVVNESLGEVHIADGNPRAVATDSPDVSDRQSVLNDLFAKQTQTQESLFVLADSRPSANRESGIEYLNALLNPPTRTSELPTIIVGESPRGDQLMLVMNGPQAHMTNGDGQDGGASEQTPHRVENGASPPGEEASDNSREGEGRAGDRHSARVPYIATSNRRVRLEARKKLFDRWKKRQFYLDEEEGAMAPDGWPESLDVLALANSSIESSKAPQQPSFSRSRSSSKVRFADDDDEYDHGYDTDARSNISNSSRSIPERWGGMEIPDAERDVGKEIFYQVIQQAFNEILDTLFKRKEDLAVKAAETKEARDKWRPSFTSIKLKEVDRNKQKVTKKRKPAELSLEELLAASGYSVDQSEEDGTTLVGSASEIVPDELPVLPSEEPAEISASSSEAASHRDPTMPQFRPNGDSESEPAVETPSDEDPTPVDRTAVKAEKSKKASKKNGSVSPPSYEQLVEWKRLDLAEKEASDRGGWGRLSFEEFERIYKEEEANGSRLDYLATWIDFCIPYH, encoded by the coding sequence ATGGATTCATCTGTCGCAGCATCCACGCTGACGAGGCAACGCATTAGTGTGGCCTTATTCTCGCTCGCGGCTACAGCAACAGTCGGCTTATACTGCTACCGATTATACAACCCACAACCCGAACCCGGTGGTCGACTGCACAGGAGCAACGCCGTTCGACATCGCAGACGTTCTGTGAACACCCCCGTAGCCGCTGAACCGCCAGGTCGCGCCCAATCCGAGGCGTCCTACACGTCGGCTGAATCCCATGCCGACGAGAACGCTGATATCGACACCACAGTTCGACCCTTGGCCGATGGCGAGACGGTCGCCGACGATGCCCAGGAGCTCGATGATAACTGGTATGATGACGATCAAAATCAATATGGTCCCCAGGCACGAGCCGGTCAAAATATCGTGAGCTTGCTCTTTCGAGTCTCCGAGGACAACGCCCGGCGCAGCGCCTATGTTCACCGAGGCTGCCAGTGCAACGGGTGCGGCATTGTCCCGATTCGTGGCATCCGCTACCGCTGCGCCAACTGTGCCGATTTCGACCTCTGCGAGACATGCGAATCCCAAGGCCTCCACACCAAGACGCACATTTTCTACAAGATCAGGATCCCGGCCCCGCGCCTCGGTCCTCGCCAGCTTCAACCCGTGTGGTACCCTGGAGACCCCGAGAACTGCCTGAGACTGCTTCCTAAGAGATTGATGGCCAAGCTGTCCAAGGAAACCGGGTTCGAACGCCCAGAGTTGGAAGCTCTCTGGGAACAGTGGACGTTCATGGCCAACACGGAATGGAAGGAGGATCCGGATGAGCTGTGCTTGGCTATGGACCGCAAGACCTTTGAGCGATATCTCGTACCCTCAGGAGACAGACAGCCTATTCCGAATTTGCTACACGACCGGATGTTTGCCTTCTATGACGACAATAATGACGACCTCATCGGCTTCTCTGAATTTCTCCGCGGCACATCCTacaggaaaagaaaaaacagGCTCAGGAAGATCTTTGACGGATACGATGTGGATAACGACGGTTTCGTGAGCCGCCGAGACTTCCTACGCTTGTTCCGCGCTTATTACGTGCTCTTCAAGCAGATGCATAGGGACATTCTGGAGGGGCTGGACGATCAAGTCATGAGTTCGACTGAGGTCCAACAGCTAGGAACAAGCAGAGCACCGTTGAGCAGTCTATTTGGCCGCGAAGGCATTTTCCAGCCGCCCGAAACCGATCGCCCCTTGGAAGGAAAGGTTGTCAACGAAAGCCTGGGCGAAGTTCACATTGCGGACGGAAACCCCCGGGCTGTGGCAACGGATTCACCTGATGTTTCCGACCGACAGTCAGTTTTGAATGACTTGTTCGCAAAGCAAACTCAGACCCAGGAAAGCCTGTTTGTTCTGGCTGATAGTAGGCCATCGGCGAACAGAGAAAGCGGCATCGAATACCTGAACGCTCTCTTGAACCCACCAACCCGGACCAGCGAGCTACCGACTATTATAGTGGGGGAGTCGCCGCGCGGTGACCAGTTGATGCTTGTTATGAACGGCCCACAAGCTCACATGACAAACGGTGATGGTCAAGACGGCGGGGCCAGCGAGCAAACACCTCACCGAGTCGAGAATGGCGCTTCCCCACCCGGTGAGGAGGCCAGTGATAACTCCAGGGAGGGCGAAGGACGCGCCGGGGACCGTCACTCCGCTCGCGTTCCCTATATTGCCACCTCTAACCGACGTGTAAGGCTTGAAGCACGAAAAAAGCTATTTGATCGTTGGAAGAAGCGGCAGTTTTACttggatgaagaggaaggtgcTATGGCTCCTGACGGCTGGCCTGAAAGCCTTGACGTCTTGGCACTGGCGAATTCGTCAATAGAAAGCTCAAAGGCTCCTCAACAGCCTTCTTTCTCGCGGTCACGATCTTCATCTAAAGTGCGatttgctgatgatgatgatgagtaTGACCATGGCTACGATACTGATGCGAGATCCAACATCTCCAATTCTTCACGGAGTATACCAGAAAGATGGGGCGGAATGGAAATCCCTGATGCCGAAAGAGACGTGGGCAAGGAAATCTTTTACCAAGTCATTCAGCAGGCGTTCAACGAAATACTCGATACCCTCTTCAAACGCAAGGAGGACCTTGCGGTAAAGGCGGCGGAAACCAAGGAGGCGCGCGACAAATGGAGACCGTCCTTTACATCCATCAAGCTCAAAGAGGTCGACAGGAACAAGCAGAAAGTTaccaagaagcgcaagcCTGCTGAGCTGTCCTTGGAAGAGCTTCTTGCTGCTAGCGGGTACAGCGTTGACcagagcgaggaggatggaacCACTCTGGTGGGTTCAGCCTCTGAGATTGTGCCAGACGAGTTGCCTGTTCTGCCATCTGAGGAGCCTGCGGAAatatcagcatcatcatcagaggCGGCTTCTCATCGCGATCCAACGATGCCGCAATTTAGACCCAATGGCGATTCTGAATCCGAACCCGCCGTCGAGACACCCTCTGACGAGGACCCTACCCCGGTCGATAGAACCGCGGTGAAGGCGGAAAAATCCAAGAAGGCCAGCAAGAAGAATGGATCAGTGTCTCCGCCATCCTATGAACAGTTGGTGGAGTGGAAA
- the VPS53 gene encoding Vacuolar protein sorting-associated protein 53 (EggNog:ENOG503NVVZ; BUSCO:EOG092612AK; COG:U): MNITVADSLSLDSVDYDPIAHLNLLFSHPSTVSSVSSVSATIQKHKDELSKSITSLETAQAYGPDSSLERMQSAQAELASLFQRIESVRSRALQTERDITTMTADIKRLDGTKRNLTLSMTALKRLQMLTTAYEQLRGLARTRQYRECAGLLQAVLQLMRHFNSYRSIEQIAVLSRNVSELQRELLEQVCEDFEIAFAKGEVGARRAVLVEACLVMDALGDHAKTRLVTWYVNTELREYRQVFRGNDEAGSLDNIGRRYAWFKRTLKTHEEEHAVIFPPHWRVNETLAMSFCDGTREDFKGILEKSMRRPDGPKLDVNLLLSCLQETMDFEQGLERRFANEPRASIDTLSSADDRAQNFNGSISAAFEPYLSLWVESQDRALASMIPKYKQQPLIPADEEFSPQAVIPSAIELFHFYKVTLSQCAKLSTGERLLDLTKTLAKYLDEYAQQVLLGFLQRGGTQGPPIEDIILVLNTADFWHTNTDQLEEFIKKRIDPDMTSRVDLSDQSDAFMGAAGASVMALVAKVELECESAWREMRNTNWSRMESVSDHSSYVSELLKHVNSKAEEILPLVVKQQYARTFCDNLVDHLANAYITNVVQCKPVCETGAEQMLLDKYVLTKSLENLMSFHTASSSTQPPASFVKHVNTSMTRMDPLLKTLQVRPSPPEGLVQAYLIHIADRSDTNFRKILELKGVRRADQAHLLELFAIHREGPAAAGGKLVQSSPLLTPLLNSTSGGLGSTTAAGGSGLAAGLAAGGLQTRFDAASLGERLLTAARDSAERAGVGAATGEGVTMNENLRNIGNFFRRDIGGLGARFGRRDITPTNNSRPDV; encoded by the exons ATGAATATAACCGTCGCGGATTCTCTGTCTCTAGACTCAG TGGACTACGATCCGATCGCACATCTCAACCTCCTATTCTCCCACCCGTCCACTGTATCCTCGGTCTCGAGCGTATCCGCGACGATTCAGAAACACAAAGATGAACTCTCCAAGTCCATTACTTCGCTGGAAACGGCCCAAGCCTACGGCCCCGACTCCTCGCTAGAAAGAATGCAGTCGGCTCAGGCCGAACTGGCCTCTCTATTCCAGCGCATTGAAAGTGTGCGAAGCCGAGCTCTACAGACCGAAcgcgacatcaccaccatgacGGCCGACATTAAGCGTTTGGATGGCACCAAGCGCAACCTAACCCTCAGCATGACTGCCCTCAAGCGGCTCCAGATGTTGACCACCGCCTACGAACAACTTCGAGGATTGGCTCGGACCCGCCAGTACCGCGAGTGTGCTGGCCTTTTGCAAGCTGTTTTGCAGCTCATGCGCCATTTCAATAGCTACCGGAGCATTGAACAAATCGCCGTGCTAAGCCGAAACGTCAGCGAGCTGCAGCGGGAGCTCTTGGAGCAAGTCTGCGAGGATTTCGAGATAGCATTCGCCAAGGGAGAGGTCGGTGCCCGTCGCGCGGTTCTGGTAGAGGCCTGTCTCGTTATGGATGCGTTGGGCGATCATGCGAAGACTCGACTGGTGACTTGGTATGTCAATACAGAGTTGCGCGAGTACCGTCAGGTCTTTAGAGGCAACGATGAAGCCGGGAGCTTGGACAACATTGGGCGACGCTATGCATGGTTCAAACGCACCCTAAAGACGCACGAGGAAGAGCACGCTGTGATCTTCCCGCCTCATTGGCGCGTCAATGAGACGCTAGCCATGTCCTTTTGCGACGGGACCAGGGAGGACTTCAAAGGCATTTTGGAAAAGAGCATGCGGAGACCCGACGGTCCCAAACTCGACGTGAACCTGCTACTTAGCTGCCTGCAGGAAACCATGGACTTCGAGCAAGGCCTTGAAAGGCGCTTTGCGAACGAGCCAAGGGCTAGCATTGATACGCTCAGTTCCGCAGACGACAGGGCACAGAATTTCAACGGGTCAATATCTGCGGCATTCGAGCCCTACCTGAGTTTGTGGGTCGAGTCGCAGGACAGAGCATTGGCAAGCATGATACCAAAGTACAAACAACAGCCCCTCATTCCGGCTGACGAGGAGTTTTCGCCTCAGGCGGTGATACCATCAGCCATTGAATTATTCCACTTTTACAAGGTCACCCTATCCCAGTGCGCCAAGCTATCCACTGGTGAGCGGCTGCTCGACCTGACGAAGACGTTAGCAAAGTACTTGGACGAATATGCTCAGCAAgttcttcttggcttcctccAACGTGGTGGAACTCAAGGGCCACCTATCGAGGACATCATACTTGTACTTAACACCGCGGACTTCTGGCATACCAACACTGATCAGCTGGAGGAATTTATCAAGAAGCGCATTGACCCGGATATGACATCTCGAGTGGACCTCTCTGACCAGTCAGATGCCTTCATGGGGGCTGCTGGCGCTTCCGTCATGGCTTTGGTTGCCAAGGTTGAGTTAGAATGCGAGTCCGCTTGGCGCGAGATGAGGAACACCAACTGGTCACGCATGGAAAGTGTCTCGGATCACAGCTCCTATGTGAGCGAGCTCCTGAAACATGTCAACagcaaggccgaggagataTTGCCGCTTGTTGTGAAGCAACAATATGCTCGCACGTTCTGTGACAATCTCGTCGACCATCTTGCCAACGCCTACATCACCAATGTGGTCCAGTGCAAGCCTGTTTGCGAAACTGGCGCCGAGCAGATGCTTTTGGACAAGTATGTCCTGACAAAGTCGTTGGAGAATCTCATGTCCTTCCACacggcatcctcctcgactcAACCGCCCGCTTCATTCGTAAAGCATGTCAACACATCCATGACCCGCATGGATCCGTTGCTTAAAACCCTACAAGTTCGCCCTTCACCACCAGAGGGTCTCGTTCAAGCCTATCTTATACACATCGCTGACCGGTCCGATACCAACTTCCGCAAGATTCTGGAGCTCAAGGGTGTGCGGAGAGCAGACCAGGCACATCTCCTTGAGCTGTTCGCCATCCATCGGGAAGGTCCTGCAGCAGCGGGAGGCAAGCTTGTCCAGAGCTCTCCTCTTTTAACACCACTTCTCAACTCTACGTCTGGTGGACTGGGAAGTACTACCGCAGCAGGTGGCAGTGGTCTTGCCGCGGGGTTGGCTGCAGGCGGTTTGCAAACTCGTTTCGATGCCGCGTCTCTTGGTGAAAGGCTATTGACTGCAGCCAGAGATAGTGCAGAAAGGGCTGGTGTGGGGGCGGCAACAGGTGAAGGTGTCACTATGAATGAAAATTTGAGGAATATCGGAAACTTCTTCAGAAGGGATATTGGCGGTTTAGGGGCACGGTTTGGGAGAAGAGATATCACTCCTACAAATAACAGCAGGCCTGACGTATAG